A portion of the Oncorhynchus gorbuscha isolate QuinsamMale2020 ecotype Even-year linkage group LG19, OgorEven_v1.0, whole genome shotgun sequence genome contains these proteins:
- the LOC124004914 gene encoding methylosome subunit pICln-like — MYKYMDERLSWFDGSGMGFSLEYPTISLHAISRDLSAYPQEHLYVMVNAKLNDEMQENAHDEEDEEDECEGITEIRFVPSDKAACKCEGRGMSSCAGLNLSQCIFIKQVTDNNIFHI; from the exons ATGTATAAGTATATGGACGA GCGGTTGTCGTGGTTTGATGGGTCAGGGATGGGCTTCTCTCTGGAGTACCCCACTATCAGCCTTCACGCCATCTCACGAGACCTCAGTGCCTACCCACAGGAACATCTATACGTCATGGTCAATGCAAAACTCAACG ATGAGATGCAGGAGAATGCccatgatgaggaggatgaggaagatgagTGTGAAGGGATCACAGAGATCCGCTTCGTCCCTAGCGACAAGGCAGCATGTaagtgtgaggggagagggatgTCTAGTTGTGCAGGGCTAAATTTAAGTCAATGCATCTTTATTAAGCAGGTCACAGATAATAACATCTTCCACATATAA
- the LOC124004830 gene encoding remodeling and spacing factor 1-like isoform X1: MFISVTYETARTRFDDFDDAIDEAIEEDVRDEDGGEVGQGKDITTILSEEGKEKRGPTTAQAPPTRSRKRRRLNDLESDSTAAESEEEFQLSASTEKEEFVASGDEEAASDVDSFASDPGFVSQSTRAQRRAPKQRTSRTAAKCKKRPRRQRRGWGEEEEESEEEMETSDLRDSDGDRKRCGLRRGRKREVNYRETSESECSQATTNKDKAKPRRRRLSSSVVIRGRSSYPQTT, encoded by the exons ATGTTCATCTCTGTCACATATGAAACTGCTCGCACCAG gttTGATGACTTTGATGACGCCATTGATGAAGCGATAGAGGAAGACGTCAGAGATGAGGATGGAGGAg AGGTGGGGCAGGGTAAGGACATTACCACCATCCTAtcggaggaggggaaggagaaacGAGGACCAACCACAGCTCAGGCCCCTCCCACCAGGAGCAGGAAGAGAAGGAGACTCAACGACCTGGAGAGCGACAGCACGGCTGCAGAGAGCGAGGAGGAGTTTCAGCTCAGCGCCAG tacGGAGAAGGAGGAGTTTGTAGCGTCAGGTGATGAGGAAGCAGCCAGTGATGTGGACAGCTTTGCCAGCGACCCGGGCTTCGTAAGCCAGTCTACACGGGCACAGAGACGGGCACCTAAACAGAGAACCTCCAGGACCGCAGCAAAGTGCAAGAAACGCCCacgcagacagaggagaggatggggggaggaggaggaggagagtgaagaggagaTGG agaccagtgatttgAGGGACAGCGATGGGGACAGGAAGAGGTGTGGTTTAAGGAGGGGCCGGAAGCGGGAGGTGAACTACCGCGAGACGTCAGAATCCGAGTGTTCCCAGGCAACCACCAATAAGGATAAGGCTAAACCCCGGCGCCGTCGTCTCTCCAGCTCAGTCGTCATCCGAGGAAGATCGTCCTATCCGCAAACGACTTAA
- the LOC124005852 gene encoding methylosome subunit pICln-like isoform X1: MVLLMSVPPPTEGVRHEQGETTAVLDGKGLGTGTLYVAETRLSWFDGSGMGFSLEYPTISLHAISRDLSAYPQEHLYVMVNAKLNDEMQENAHDDEEDEDEDDECEGITEIRFVPSDKAALESMFSAMCECQALHPDPDDEDSNGDFDGDEYDVEEAEAEHGQGDIPSFCTYEEGVSGLRAEGQATLQRLEGMLAQSVANTFHMAGVRTDETNGEFDDGVEVDAGSTVAGQFEDADIDH, from the exons ATGGTTCTGCTAATGAGTGTCCCCCCACCCACCGAGGGAGTCCGGCATGAACAAGGCGAGACGACGGCGGTGTTGGACGGGAAGGGTCTCGGCACAGGGACTCTCTACGTTGCTGAAAC GCGGTTGTCGTGGTTTGACGGGTCAGGGATGGGCTTCTCTCTGGAGTACCCCACTATCAGCCTTCACGCCATCTCACGAGACCTCAGTGCCTACCCACAGGAACATCTATATGTCATGGTCAATGCAAAACTCAACG ATGAGATGCAGGAGAATGCccatgatgatgaggaggatgaggatgaggatgatgagtGTGAAGGGATCACAGAGATCCGCTTCGTCCCTAGCGACAAGGCAGCAT tggagTCTATGTTTTCAGCGATGTGTGAGTGTCAGGCCCTGCACCCAGACCCAGATGACGAAGACTCCAACGGGGATTTTGACGGAGATGAGTACgatgtggaggaggcag AGGCAG agCATGGTCAGGGTGATATCCCGTCATTCTGTACATATGAGGAGGGTGTGTCGGGGCTGAGGGCTGAAGGCCAGGCCACTCTACAGAGACTGGAGGGCATGTTAGCTCAGTCTGTCGCAAACACCTTTCACATGGCTGGGGTCCGCACTGATGAGACCAATGGAGAGTTTGACG ATGGGGTGGAGGTGGATGCAGGGTCGACGGTGGCTGGACAGTTTGAAGATGCAGACATAGACCACTA A
- the LOC124004828 gene encoding uncharacterized protein LOC124004828 isoform X2 — MKETKIDSTLVSVIDTPSWMWVPAADTSEEVKSQLKRSVTLAEQGGHPAFLLVYPLGSPFLRRHKVAVEEHLALLGEAEEVWGHTMVLFSRGDWLAGRGTSIEEHIQTAGPELLWLLEKCGNRYHVINNKEKEMEKVKELLQKIKEMVRNREEMAEEREGMPPVKRRRKSMEEPNQMTGEKSAAGGEVGEPSDAQKKD, encoded by the exons ATGAAGGAAACTAAAATAGACAGTACTCTGGTGAGTGTGATCGACACGCCGAGCTGGATGTGGGTCCCTGCTGCGGACACCTCAGAGGAGGTTAAAAGTCAACTGAAGAGGAGTGTGACACTGGCCGAACAGGGTGGACACCCTGCCTTCCTATTGGTCTACCCTCTGGGGTCGCCCTTCCTCAGGAGACACAAGGTGGCTGTGGAGGAACACCTAGCACTgctgggagaggcagaggaggtgtGGGGACACACCATGGTTCTGTTCTCTAGAGGAGACTGGCTGGCCGGTAGGGGGACCTCTATAGAAGAACACATTCAGACGGCTGGGCCAGAGCTCCTATGGCTCTTAGAGAAATGTGGGAATAGGTACCATGTCATTAACAacaaggagaaagagatggagaaggtGAAGGAGCTACTACAGAAGATTAAAGAGATGGTACGAAATAGGGAAGAGatggcagaagagagagaagggatgccGCCGGTGAAAAGGAGGAGGAAAAGCATGGAGGAGCCAAATCAAA TGACTGGAGAGAAGTCAGCGGCAGGTGGAGAAGTTGGAGAACCATCCGATGCTCAAAAGAAGGACTAA
- the LOC124004828 gene encoding GTPase IMAP family member 4-like isoform X1, protein MAAAVVERVAVVLLGGRWAGKSSSGNSLLGLDSSTGGFNVGKQTDTCIMKETKIDSTLVSVIDTPSWMWVPAADTSEEVKSQLKRSVTLAEQGGHPAFLLVYPLGSPFLRRHKVAVEEHLALLGEAEEVWGHTMVLFSRGDWLAGRGTSIEEHIQTAGPELLWLLEKCGNRYHVINNKEKEMEKVKELLQKIKEMVRNREEMAEEREGMPPVKRRRKSMEEPNQMTGEKSAAGGEVGEPSDAQKKD, encoded by the exons ATGGCAGCGGCTG TGGTAGAGCGCGTGGCGGTGGTGCTGCTGGGTGGGAGATGGGCTGGGAAGAGCTCCAGTGGCAACAGCCTCCTCGGACTAGACAGCTCTACTGGGGGGTTCAACGTGGGGAAACAGACCGACACATGCATCATGAAGGAAACTAAAATAGACAGTACTCTGGTGAGTGTGATCGACACGCCGAGCTGGATGTGGGTCCCTGCTGCGGACACCTCAGAGGAGGTTAAAAGTCAACTGAAGAGGAGTGTGACACTGGCCGAACAGGGTGGACACCCTGCCTTCCTATTGGTCTACCCTCTGGGGTCGCCCTTCCTCAGGAGACACAAGGTGGCTGTGGAGGAACACCTAGCACTgctgggagaggcagaggaggtgtGGGGACACACCATGGTTCTGTTCTCTAGAGGAGACTGGCTGGCCGGTAGGGGGACCTCTATAGAAGAACACATTCAGACGGCTGGGCCAGAGCTCCTATGGCTCTTAGAGAAATGTGGGAATAGGTACCATGTCATTAACAacaaggagaaagagatggagaaggtGAAGGAGCTACTACAGAAGATTAAAGAGATGGTACGAAATAGGGAAGAGatggcagaagagagagaagggatgccGCCGGTGAAAAGGAGGAGGAAAAGCATGGAGGAGCCAAATCAAA TGACTGGAGAGAAGTCAGCGGCAGGTGGAGAAGTTGGAGAACCATCCGATGCTCAAAAGAAGGACTAA
- the LOC124005852 gene encoding methylosome subunit pICln-like isoform X3 has translation MVLLMSVPPPTEGVRHEQGETTAVLDGKGLGTGTLYVAETRLSWFDGSGMGFSLEYPTISLHAISRDLSAYPQEHLYVMVNAKLNDEMQENAHDDEEDEDEDDECEGITEIRFVPSDKAALESMFSAMCECQALHPDPDDEDSNGDFDGDEYDVEEAEHGQGDIPSFCTYEEGVSGLRAEGQATLQRLEGMLAQSVANTFHMAGVRTDETNGEFDDGVEVDAGSTVAGQFEDADIDH, from the exons ATGGTTCTGCTAATGAGTGTCCCCCCACCCACCGAGGGAGTCCGGCATGAACAAGGCGAGACGACGGCGGTGTTGGACGGGAAGGGTCTCGGCACAGGGACTCTCTACGTTGCTGAAAC GCGGTTGTCGTGGTTTGACGGGTCAGGGATGGGCTTCTCTCTGGAGTACCCCACTATCAGCCTTCACGCCATCTCACGAGACCTCAGTGCCTACCCACAGGAACATCTATATGTCATGGTCAATGCAAAACTCAACG ATGAGATGCAGGAGAATGCccatgatgatgaggaggatgaggatgaggatgatgagtGTGAAGGGATCACAGAGATCCGCTTCGTCCCTAGCGACAAGGCAGCAT tggagTCTATGTTTTCAGCGATGTGTGAGTGTCAGGCCCTGCACCCAGACCCAGATGACGAAGACTCCAACGGGGATTTTGACGGAGATGAGTACgatgtggaggaggcag agCATGGTCAGGGTGATATCCCGTCATTCTGTACATATGAGGAGGGTGTGTCGGGGCTGAGGGCTGAAGGCCAGGCCACTCTACAGAGACTGGAGGGCATGTTAGCTCAGTCTGTCGCAAACACCTTTCACATGGCTGGGGTCCGCACTGATGAGACCAATGGAGAGTTTGACG ATGGGGTGGAGGTGGATGCAGGGTCGACGGTGGCTGGACAGTTTGAAGATGCAGACATAGACCACTA A
- the LOC124005852 gene encoding methylosome subunit pICln-like isoform X2, with amino-acid sequence MVLLMSVPPPTEGVRHEQGETTAVLDGKGLGTGTLYVAETRLSWFDGSGMGFSLEYPTISLHAISRDLSAYPQEHLYVMVNAKLNDEMQENAHDDEEDEDEDDECEGITEIRFVPSDKAALESMFSAMCECQALHPDPDDEDSNGDFDGDEYDVEEAEAEHGQGDIPSFCTYEEGVSGLRAEGQATLQRLEGMLAQSVANTFHMAGVRTDETNGEFDDGVEVDAGSTVAGQFEDADIDH; translated from the exons ATGGTTCTGCTAATGAGTGTCCCCCCACCCACCGAGGGAGTCCGGCATGAACAAGGCGAGACGACGGCGGTGTTGGACGGGAAGGGTCTCGGCACAGGGACTCTCTACGTTGCTGAAAC GCGGTTGTCGTGGTTTGACGGGTCAGGGATGGGCTTCTCTCTGGAGTACCCCACTATCAGCCTTCACGCCATCTCACGAGACCTCAGTGCCTACCCACAGGAACATCTATATGTCATGGTCAATGCAAAACTCAACG ATGAGATGCAGGAGAATGCccatgatgatgaggaggatgaggatgaggatgatgagtGTGAAGGGATCACAGAGATCCGCTTCGTCCCTAGCGACAAGGCAGCAT tggagTCTATGTTTTCAGCGATGTGTGAGTGTCAGGCCCTGCACCCAGACCCAGATGACGAAGACTCCAACGGGGATTTTGACGGAGATGAGTACgatgtggaggaggcag AGGCAG agCATGGTCAGGGTGATATCCCGTCATTCTGTACATATGAGGAGGGTGTGTCGGGGCTGAGGGCTGAAGGCCAGGCCACTCTACAGAGACTGGAGGGCATGTTAGCTCAGTCTGTCGCAAACACCTTTCACATGGCTGGGGTCCGCACTGATGAGACCAATGGAGAGTTTGACG ATGGGGTGGAGGTGGATGCAGGGTCGACGGTGGCTGGACAGTTTGAAGATGCAGACATAGACCACTAG
- the LOC124004830 gene encoding remodeling and spacing factor 1-like isoform X3: MIVMGLRFDDFDDAIDEAIEEDVRDEDGGEVGQGKDITTILSEEGKEKRGPTTAQAPPTRSRKRRRLNDLESDSTAAESEEEFQLSASTEKEEFVASGDEEAASDVDSFASDPGFVSQSTRAQRRAPKQRTSRTAAKCKKRPRRQRRGWGEEEEESEEEMETSDLRDSDGDRKRCGLRRGRKREVNYRETSESECSQATTNKDKAKPRRRRLSSSVVIRGRSSYPQTT; the protein is encoded by the exons ATGATTGTCATGGGTCT caggttTGATGACTTTGATGACGCCATTGATGAAGCGATAGAGGAAGACGTCAGAGATGAGGATGGAGGAg AGGTGGGGCAGGGTAAGGACATTACCACCATCCTAtcggaggaggggaaggagaaacGAGGACCAACCACAGCTCAGGCCCCTCCCACCAGGAGCAGGAAGAGAAGGAGACTCAACGACCTGGAGAGCGACAGCACGGCTGCAGAGAGCGAGGAGGAGTTTCAGCTCAGCGCCAG tacGGAGAAGGAGGAGTTTGTAGCGTCAGGTGATGAGGAAGCAGCCAGTGATGTGGACAGCTTTGCCAGCGACCCGGGCTTCGTAAGCCAGTCTACACGGGCACAGAGACGGGCACCTAAACAGAGAACCTCCAGGACCGCAGCAAAGTGCAAGAAACGCCCacgcagacagaggagaggatggggggaggaggaggaggagagtgaagaggagaTGG agaccagtgatttgAGGGACAGCGATGGGGACAGGAAGAGGTGTGGTTTAAGGAGGGGCCGGAAGCGGGAGGTGAACTACCGCGAGACGTCAGAATCCGAGTGTTCCCAGGCAACCACCAATAAGGATAAGGCTAAACCCCGGCGCCGTCGTCTCTCCAGCTCAGTCGTCATCCGAGGAAGATCGTCCTATCCGCAAACGACTTAA
- the LOC124004830 gene encoding remodeling and spacing factor 1-like isoform X2, which translates to MIVMGLRFDDFDDAIDEAIEEDVRDEDGGEVGQGKDITTILSEEGKEKRGPTTAQAPPTRSRKRRRLNDLESDSTAAESEEEFQLSASTEKEEFVASGDEEAASDVDSFASDPGFVSQSTRAQRRAPKQRTSRTAAKCKKRPRRQRRGWGEEEEESEEEMETSDLRDSDGDRKRCGLRRGRKREVNYRETSESECSQATTNKDKAKPRRRRLSSSVVIRGRSSYPQTT; encoded by the exons ATGATTGTCATGGGTCTCAG gttTGATGACTTTGATGACGCCATTGATGAAGCGATAGAGGAAGACGTCAGAGATGAGGATGGAGGAg AGGTGGGGCAGGGTAAGGACATTACCACCATCCTAtcggaggaggggaaggagaaacGAGGACCAACCACAGCTCAGGCCCCTCCCACCAGGAGCAGGAAGAGAAGGAGACTCAACGACCTGGAGAGCGACAGCACGGCTGCAGAGAGCGAGGAGGAGTTTCAGCTCAGCGCCAG tacGGAGAAGGAGGAGTTTGTAGCGTCAGGTGATGAGGAAGCAGCCAGTGATGTGGACAGCTTTGCCAGCGACCCGGGCTTCGTAAGCCAGTCTACACGGGCACAGAGACGGGCACCTAAACAGAGAACCTCCAGGACCGCAGCAAAGTGCAAGAAACGCCCacgcagacagaggagaggatggggggaggaggaggaggagagtgaagaggagaTGG agaccagtgatttgAGGGACAGCGATGGGGACAGGAAGAGGTGTGGTTTAAGGAGGGGCCGGAAGCGGGAGGTGAACTACCGCGAGACGTCAGAATCCGAGTGTTCCCAGGCAACCACCAATAAGGATAAGGCTAAACCCCGGCGCCGTCGTCTCTCCAGCTCAGTCGTCATCCGAGGAAGATCGTCCTATCCGCAAACGACTTAA